In Helianthus annuus cultivar XRQ/B chromosome 9, HanXRQr2.0-SUNRISE, whole genome shotgun sequence, the following are encoded in one genomic region:
- the LOC110875776 gene encoding uncharacterized protein LOC110875776, whose translation MTDTNEDEATRQEQLKTMISEEIGRAIQASIPHLAQEVEGHVLEVVESMMASKMDELKGMISEVQGRKGTRKCTYKEFMACNPLPFKGEIDPIACQRWIASTEAVFIRSHCEKEDQVMFATGLLQLRAKDWWDVYSKELGGEKVQVLTWQEFKEPFLKYHCPQSAIDKIQEDFLHLRQKDETIDEITNVFLDKLKFCKDIAGTERMKINRYYGMLKAEYREFIIPAKCETLNELIDLARDKEIEIRRQAERGEKRVYENVSSSSPSKKPKFQDQSKKDKAKGSIPKCKTCGKLHTGECLKGKKGCYSCGQEGHPYYRCPNPSRTCYNCFQPGHIKAECPKLQQKTDKEARKEEAPRAKGRMFQITTEEAKDHPNVVSGIFSLNSMPTYVLFDTGASRSFVSSELVSHPSFRIERMHVPLEVEIADSKSYLLHEVCRNCEIIIEDEKFAIDLIPVILGEFKVIVGMDWLAKHREENE comes from the coding sequence ATGACGGATACGAATGAGGATGAAGCGACACGACAAGAACAGCTGAAAACTATGATCTCGGAAGAGATTGGAAGGGCAATACAAGCAAGTATTCCCCATTTAGCCCAAGAAGTAGAGGGTCATGTGTTGGAAGTGGTAGAATCAATGATGGCGAGTAAGATGGACGAGTTGAAGGGAATGATTAGTGAAGTGCAAGGAAGGAAAGGAACTCGCAAATGCACATACAAAGAATTTATGGCGTGCAACCCGTTACCATTCAAAGGAGAAATTGATCCTATAGCATGTCAAAGGTGGATTGCAAGTACGGAAGCGGTGTTCATAAGGAGTCATTGTGAAaaggaggatcaagtgatgttcgCCACCGGTTTGCTACAACTCCGAGCAAAGGATTGGTGGGATGTTTATAGTAAAGAGCTTGGGGGAGAAAAAGTTCAAGTCTTGACATGGCAAGAGTTCAAGGAACCTTTTCTGAAGTACCACTGTCCGCAATCTGCCATTGACAAGATCCAAGAAGATTTCTTACATCTTCGTCAGAAAGATGAAACCATTGATGAAATCACCAATGTTTTCCTTGACAAGCTGAAGTTCTGTAAAGATATAGCAGGAACGGAAAGAATGAAGATAAACCGTTATTACGGTATGTTGAAGGCTGAATATCGGGAGTTCATAATTCCCGCTAAATGTGAAACTTTGAATGAGCTTATTGACTTGGCCCGAGATAAAGAGATTGAAATAAGAAGACAGGCAGAAAGAGGTGAAAAGAGAGTATATGAGAATGTTTCCAGCTCGAGCCCTTCAAAGAAACCAAAATTTCAAGATCAAAGCAAGAAGGATAAGGCGAAGGGTAGTATTCCGAAATGCAAAACGTGCGGAAAGTTACACACGGGGGAGTGTTTGAAAGGGAAGAAGGGCTGTTACAGTTGTGGTCAAGAGGGACACCCATACTATAGGTGTCCAAATCCTTCCAGAACATGTTACAACTGTTTCCAACCGGGTCATATTAAGGCTGAGTGTCCCAAGCTTCAACAGAAAACCGATAAGGAAGCAAGAAAGGAGGAAGCCCCAAGAGCTAAGGGGAGGATGTTTCAGATCACAACCGAAGAAGCGAAGGACCACCCGAATGTTGTAtcaggtatattctcattgaacTCGATGCCTACGtacgtgttatttgatactggtgccagTAGATCGTTTGTATCCAGTGAACTAGTGTCACACCCCTCTTTTAGAATCGAAAGAATGCATGTACCATTAGAAGTAGAGATAGCCGATAGTAAGAGTTATTTGTTGCACGAAGTTTGTAGAAATTGTGAAATAATCATTGAAGACGAGAAGTTTGCCATTGACCTTATTCCCGTGATATTGGGGGAATTTAAGGTTAtagttggcatggattggctagCTAAACATCGGGAGGAAAACGAGTAA